In Pleurodeles waltl isolate 20211129_DDA chromosome 5, aPleWal1.hap1.20221129, whole genome shotgun sequence, the DNA window gcattctccacacccgaTGGgctttatcagtttactgttatgccctttggtttaaagaatgcccctgccaccttccaaagattggtgaatcaagtccttgctggcttggagtcctttagtgcagcttatcttgacgatattgctttctttagctccagctggcaggatcacctggtccacctgaagaaggttttgaaggctctgcaatcagcaggcctctctagcaaggcatccaaatgccagatagggcagggaactgtggtttacttgggacaccttgtaggtggaggccaggttcagccactccagcctaagatcctgactattctggactgggcagctccaaaaacccagactcaagtcagggcattccttggcttgactgggtactacaggaggtttgtgaagggatatggatccatagtgacacccctcacagaacttacctccaagaaaatgcccaagaaggtaaactggactgtagaatgccaacaggcctttgacaccctgaaacaaccaatgtgcacagcaccagttcttaaagctccagattactccaagcagttcattgtgcagactgatgcctctgaacatgggataggggcagttttgtcccaaacaaatgatggccttaaccagccagttgctttcattagcaggaggttactccccagggagcagcgttggagtgccattgagagggaggcctttgctgtggtttggtccctgaagaagctgagaccatacctctttggtactcactttgtagttcaaactgaccacagacctctcagatggccgattcaaatgaaaggtgaaaatcaaaaactgttgaggtggtccatcaccctacagggaatggactttatagtggaacacagacctgggactgcccatgccaatgcagatggcctttccaggttcttccacttagaaaattaagactctcttgggaaaggttagtctcatcctcttttgttttggggggggatgggggggggggggggttgtgtaagtaaatgcctccttggcatggttaccccctgactttttgcctttgctgatgctaagatttgatttgaaagtgtgctgaggcctgctaaccaggccccagcaccagtgttctttccctaacctgtacttttgtttccacaattggcacaccctggcatccaggtaagtcccttgtaactggtacccctggaaccaagggccctgatgccagggaaggtctctaagggctgcagcatgtctattgccaccctggggacccctcactcggcacagacacactgcttgccagcttgtgtgtgctagtggggataaaaagactaagtcgacatggcactccccccagggtgccatgccaacctcacactgcctatgaagtatagataagtcacccctctagcaggccttacagccctaaggcagggtgcactataccataggtgagggcataagtgcatgagcactatgcccctacagtgtctaagcaaaaccttagacattgtaagtgcagggtagccataagagtatatggtctgggagtctgtcatgcacgaactccacagcaccataatggctacactgaaaactgggaagtttggtatcaaacttctcagcacaataaatgcacactgatgccagtgtagattttattgtaacatacaccccagagggcaccttagaggtgccccctgaaaccttaaccgactacccgtgtaggctgactggttttagcagcctgccacactccagacatgttgctggccacatggggagagtgcctttgtcactctgtggctagtaacaaagcctgtactgggtggaggtgcttcacacctccccctgcaggaactataacacctggcagtgagcctcaaaggctcaccccctttgttacagcaccccagagcacaccagctagtggagttgcccgccccctccagccacggccccacttttggcggcaaggctcgaggagataatgagaaaaacaaggaggggtcactggccagtcaggacagcccctaaggtgtcctgagctgaggtgactaacttttagaaatcctccatcttgcagatggaggattcccccaataggattagggatgtgcccccctcccctcagggaggaggcacaaagagggtgtagccaccctcagggctagtagccattggctactaaccccccagacctaaacacacccctaaattcagtatttaggggctccccagaacctaggaactcagattcctgcaacctaagaaaaagaggactgctgagctgaaaaaccctgtagagaagacggagacaccaactgctttggccccagctgtaccggcctgtctcccccacttccaaagacactgctccagcgacgctttccacagggaccagcgacctcagaggactgccctgcatctagaaggaccaagaactcctgaggacagcggctctgtttaccaaagactgcaactttgcaacaaagaagcactttgaaacaactcgcgtttcccgccggatgcgtgagacttgacactctgcacccgacacccccggctcgacttgtggagaacaatcacttcagggaggactccccagcgactacgagaccgtgagtagccagagttgacctccccagagccctcacagcgacacctgcagagggaatcccgaggctcccctgaccgcgactgactgcttcaaagacccgacgcctggtaaagactctgcacccgcagcccccaggacctgaaggatctgacctccagtgcaggagcgacccccaggtggccctctcccttgcccaggtggtggctaccccgaggagccccccccttgcctgcatcgctgaagaaaccccttggtctcccattgattcctattgagaacccgacgcctgtttacacactgcactcggccgccccggtgctgctgagggtgcactttctctgtggacttgtgtcccccccggtgccctacaaaacccccctggcctgccctccgaagacacgggtacttacctgctggcagactggaaccggggcacccccttctccattgaagcctatgcgttttgggcaccactttgacctctgcacctgactggccctgagctgctggtgtggtaactttggggttgctctgaacccccaacggtggcctaccttggacccaaacttgaaccccgtaggtggtttacttacctacaaaaactaacaaacacttacctcccccaggaactgttgaaaattgcactgtgtctagttttaaaatagctatatgtcatttgtgtgaaaactgtatatgctattttgctaattcaaagttcctaaagtacctacctgaaataccttttcatttgaagtattacttgtaaatcttgaacctatggttcttaaaataaactaagaaaatatatttttctatacaaaaacctattggcctggaattgtctctgagtgtgtgttcctcatttattgcctgtgtgtgtacaacaaatgcttaacactactcctctgataagcctactgctcgaccacactaccacaaaatagagcattagaattatctctttttgccactatcttacctctaaggggaacccttggactctgtgcatactattccttactttgaaatagtgcatacagagccaacttcctacaccattctCTTGGGCGGGGGGCTTTCTGGAAGAGGTCTTAGAGAAAACCATCAAGTTGCAATGTTTTGCACACATGGTCGCTGAAAAGGGCACACTTATAGCACTCTGCAATAGTCTGCCCAACACTTTTCACCATTGAGATATAATGACTATAGCAAAAACCTGAATCCAAAGCCTTTGTCAGGAGCTTGAAATCTCCTGCCCATAGAATAACATTTCTTCACGCATTTCCATATTATTTTACAACAAAGTACTTAACATTAGAACACTATAAAActattaaaaatacatatctcagcCCTATAGGCTCTTGTTTCTTTGTTGTGTTTATTCCTTATTTTAGTCAGTCATGCTTTGCCAAGGTGTAAAGGAACAACTACTTTAAAAAGAATTGGATTTGTCTGAGATGAAGTTTATAATTACTGTTTCATAATGTACCCGAGAGGTGAACAATGACCACCACCTTCTTAAGCAAGACTTCACTGTTCCACCAAGCCACATTTTGTGAGTCAAGTGTACAAAAAAAATACAATGGCTATCCTCCTGGCGTGTAATAGTACAGGGAGAAACATCAACACATACCACGAACAGCATTTTGTGGaaggacaacatagctaacttacCAACTCCTGTTTCACTGGATGTTCCTTGGGATTAACTCCTTGTGTGACCAGGTATACTGTATAAAAGAAACACTGTTAAAGTTGTATTCACCTCTCCCCCTAAACATCTCCAGTGCAATATTCATTCTCAATCTCCAATAACTTACTCCAGAACAGTGAATTCAACGAGTATGAAGACACCAAATCTAGCTTGGCTTGATCGAGTGgatccagctgtaaaacaaaacagtTACATGTTGATGTACCTGTTTAATGCATGCTATTAAAAAGCATTTAGAACTTTTACATCAATTAAAGACAGTCTAAGATTTCTCTAAAAGTCAATTTCCAAAAGCATGAGGGTGAGGTTTAACTGACTACATCCTCTGCACATGAAGCAAGGAAAAATGTTTTGGGGAGGAGAGGaaaaaggactaaaaaaaaaaaaaaaaaaaaaaaaaaaaaatctattttccacAGATACAGAGATGAAAGACTGAAGCGACAATCAAtgtggaagagggagatggaaatTTGGAGGGTTATGGGCAAAGTAGCTTCTGATCTGTTTGGCAGGAAATAAAAATTAAGTTTCTTTGATTTGTTAGGTAGTGGATCACTGTTGACATAGGGAGGAAATGCAATATACCTAGGTGAATTATTCAGCATAAGGCAGCACAATTATAAtagtagtattacttcattattagtCATAAGTACCCTATGAACCCTGTCTTGCTGAGGTTTTCATATTATTAGCAACAGTGTAACCcccaaatacagcagtgaccaaCTGAAACGTTATCAGTAAACATTTGTGAAGGGCTCTACACTGTGCGGCAACacatactgatatatatatatatatataaaaaaaaaaaaattaaacttgatCCCTGTGTGGTAGAAACAATTTTTGTTAAAAAGAAcacctgcagattatgcagcagatgatggaaatAAATAAAGCCAGTTTTGATCAGGCACGCCCAATGGGACAAGTTATAAACTAACAATGGGATAGGGTGAAAGTCACTTTggtatctgaaaaaaaaaaacctcactgtTGGATTGAGGATATATGCATGCGGACAGGGAGATCACCAAAAGCGGAATACTGGCTCTGCTGCTTAACATCTATTTTGTCTTTTATGAACTCACAAAGCTGGGCACTATTCTAAGGGACACTGTAGCAGAAGAATCACATAAACCTACTTGAAGAGTAGGACATACACAATGTGACAAACTGACTCAATGCCCAACTCCTTCTGACAGTGAGACCctggggaaaaaagggaaaaagaaaaagaaaaaaaaacacacacacacacacatgataaaAGGAGAGACTCACAGACTGAGATGCACACACAGACAGACCAAGGCTAGGACACTCAGACAATCCATAACTGAAACACAGGCTACACTGGCAGTGGTTTGGTAAAATGGCACTTAATATTAACTACAGCTGAAATACAGACTCAAAACACGTTTAAAAAATAAAAGCCTGTATTCAGCACAGGTACTCTATTTGAGCTTGTTAAAAGGGGCATCTGAACAGAGATACATACAGAGAGTTAGGGCGACACATTAAGGAATAAAATCATacatagggccactggaattatgtggcaggggagggaaTCATTGTGCatcaaggttgactaaattatgcggcacaaAAAGGCACAATTATGCAGCGTAATGTGGCACACTTTGAGATAGTATTGCTTCATTGTTTTGCCAATTTaacacttggtaacactgtctgggcattagatGCACCTCATTTGTAGCAGTTTAATACTCACAttgagaaataagcaactgaaagttgACTACTCAACCTTTGCAAGGGCCTTCAACTGCACAGCCACACGTGTCACTGTTTTTTGTAACTTCTGAATCGTTTGAGCTAGAAAGTAGGTTTTTTGTGAAAACTGCAGATTATGAAGCAGATGATAGGTGAGACAAATACTGCAAatccataataatgaaaaaaaaatgcagcagctGCACAATTGTGTAATTCCAGTGTAACTGTAAACGATCAATGAACAAACTAAGTAAATGAGAACATACACCACGAACATTTTAATGCCaactataacaagcatttacaatgcatcgggtctcgcgtttgctcatgttagagcggatcgcgttgtaaactcctaacccgacttttcacctatcgggcaaaagtgcatttatgtacataacccgaaaaagttaaatcaagtatgtaaagcgctcgacttctgccaagcgagatagggctcgtaaaatagagaaaaaaaagtccacgagcccgatggaaaacagcgagcctcgcgtgttttctgtacttggtcgctgcgctggaggagggctagccaccggaaaaggcatgacatatgcgtgccttcgactaatgaaagcaagcagattttattagggaagcccaccaaccaataaaaaacactgacgtgaagttgacagggctccgagcccttttctaaatacaaaagagtctccctgctaaacgcatgcacgagtgcatgcaacgcaggctcgaccctaaaaatgacataGTTGGAGTGTAACCATATAGGAAGATAGAAGACATGCATACTAGGACTCAAATTTGCAAAGGTTAGGATGAAAGTTACAAGATCACTTTACACCTACTGTGGAGGCATTAAAGGAGATAAAAGATCACCTGACGTAGGTCAGGCTACATAAGGCAGCATACAGAGGACTGGAGCAAGAGTAAACATGGTTCTTAAGAAGGCATGATCACATTGAAATATTCAGAAGGGTTAAAAAGGATAAAATGCTCCCAAAATCCAGTGGCAGTATGAAACTATGGATGAGAACATGCAGAAGCTAACTGTGGTGCAATAGCAAGAGACTAGCCTCCCGTGGTCTCAGCTAGTGCACTCTCCCGTAGGATAACTCCGCAATGAACAGTGCTAAGAAATTGTGAAAATGAGGCACAATCAGCAAAATAAAATCTGCACAACAGATGAGGTAGTTACATCGGAATGGATTACTGTCCTCAAGAGTGGGAAAACATGCAGACAATTCTGATCCTAATCCTTTACTGCTCTTACAGGAATAACTTATGGAAGAATTAGTCATGTTTCGATTGCTATCAATACAATAGAGAAGATCATCTTTGCTTGCAAATGTCTTCAATATACAAGTATATAGAACAGACCTTGAAACATAAGTAAAGAACAGAATGTGAAAAGGGAAATAAGTGCAACAGGACACACAAGATAAACCCAGAAATGAAAGGGAAGCTCTTTACATACGGAAAATGTAGGCAACATGAAGACTAAGTGGTGTGTCTTTCTGCCACATGTTTCTATTAAAACACTGAGAttctgagattatatatatatatatatatatttttttttttctttttcttcaaaacaATACAGTCTTCAAAGCAaggcactctggctgctggtgccgGTGTAAGGGTTAAGACCACGACCCTCAATATATTATCACCAAAGAAAGAGACACCGCACTCCAGAAGAATTCACTGGCAAGTTGATTTAATGATAGGCAGCAATGCTCAGGCAACATAAATCAGGTAGGCAGGCAACCCACAACAGCATGGAGAGAGACTAAAAACCATTTGAAAAAGACGAGATGTTGAAACGCGTCATGGAGTCGGATTTATGTTGCctgagagatagatatatatatatatatatatatatatatatatacacacacacacacacacacacacacacatactattcCAAATCGAGGTGTTGGTTTAGAAGCATAAGTAAAATATAAAATTCATTCAAATCATATAGGAATGAAAATGAGAAACTTGTGTGGACGGAGTCTTGATACCATAGTAACTTCTGGGTTCCATCTTACCTTCTGAAGTAGCTCACTCCTGGAGACTGACATCATAGTCTTCAACATTGCATCAACAGAGCCGACTGACTTTTCATAGGCTATAAGGTATTCATGGATTTCTGTTGGATACTCTTCCACATCATTAGCCCCTTTCGACATGATCTTGAGGCAATCTAAAAAAACAGAACACATGAGCATTTCTTTTATTGATGATTACATATCAAAAACAGAAGGCAAATTCGTCCTTGACCAATACATAAAGTAAGACAAGCGTTTACAATAGAAGCGAACTCTGGTACGCTGGatggctcattttggaaatacatataaGTGATTGGTCACTTTTGTGTGTTAACTAGATCTAGGTTATCTCCGCATGTCACAAATTTAAATAAAGTTAAGTAAAATCAGCCTTTCGGGTCACCAATTTTACCTCAAACTCAGAACTTCAGTGTAGAAGAGGTTTCAGTTTTTGACTCTAGGTGGCCTACTGAGCTGTTCCACATATTTTAACTAACTCTGAATCATGGGCTAAAGAACGGTGTCATACTGTTAGCAggcaaagacttaaaacacttaacACCATAAGGTCTTGTAGATGACAGGGGGCAGAAGGTGGGATGGTTAAAATGCAAGTGGCAGAGAGCTGACAGGATACTGCTTTTTGTCTGTGGGATCGACTCCGTTGTTGTTAGATCGGTCTCAAACAGATAGCTACTTGCTAGAGAATAACTGACAGAATTTTCAGCTATCACCTCAAACCAATCATCACTATGAAACTGCATAAGGCCCGTTACTTTACATCAGATTACTGAATGTGAAATTatgaaaacaaatatgaaactACTGATCTTGGACACCCACAGAACAGGTTAGTCATTTATACTACTCTCAAAATGGAGCAATTCTAAAGTGTGGTCTCAAAGGCAACCACTTACACCGCACTATAAGGAGAAATTAATAAAAATTTCTGCTGCAAATCAAGACAACCACCACCTATATCTAGGGGCTTTTGTGAAAGGTATGATCAGTTATAGAGTCTAATGTCTTCGTCAGCCCTGGCTAGGACAACAGGTGCTCCGTACCATGAAGATGGGCTTCAGCACAGCTACAGATGACAGCATTAAGTAGCAAGGGCCTCTTCAGAAACAACCTACAATAGCATGATTGGCGCAGGATTGCAGTCCACCCACTTAAGACCCATAAAAGTCCTCAAATAGAGAGGAAGCAAGATCAAAGACAACCGGAAGGCACAGTCAGACATAGCTCTGGAAGAAAAAGAGTCTGCTTGATTTCAGATttttaataatattaaaataatgacACTGAACTACTGTGCCAACAGTTGCTAAAAGAGCAAACCGCACAGATGGCTAGTTTGCGATACAATCTACTTACATTTAGATATGAAAAATAGAGAAATTTAATGTGTTATTatagaagcactggcaaagccaataggccgcgCATATTTGGGACCTCTAGGTTTT includes these proteins:
- the C1D gene encoding nuclear nucleic acid-binding protein C1D yields the protein MSKGANDVEEYPTEIHEYLIAYEKSVGSVDAMLKTMMSVSRSELLQKLDPLDQAKLDLVSSYSLNSLFWIYLVTQGVNPKEHPVKQELERIRNCMNRVKEITDKKKAARLDKNAAARILKHALWEPTPDDGSAPQAKRKSKPS